The following proteins come from a genomic window of Salvia hispanica cultivar TCC Black 2014 chromosome 4, UniMelb_Shisp_WGS_1.0, whole genome shotgun sequence:
- the LOC125218945 gene encoding uncharacterized protein LOC125218945, with product MSLSLLQSYSSADEDEEDQLSDDDISSSDEPNHAVPRTVRSYKPLFDSDPPSSSSLPSALDAFSEVEGPPQFLNNSVKEEAVKEDVQRWRHGGKRHRKEKKGLPSGAVLESKAQLVGIHDRVRSDIGSKTSEAPSGDSVVGTKGGKRVATAANPNAEDAAELLRMCLACGVPKTYSHAKGMVCPMCGDRPPPAESDAAKKKGSGIKDKEKSKRMKGQSSHATWKSETEMQLRQQFD from the exons ATGAGCTTATCTCTGCTGCAAAGCTACTCCTCCGCTgacgaagacgaagaagaCCAGTTGTCAGATGATGACATCTCCTCCTCCGATGAGCCCAACCACGCCGTTCCCCGCACCGTCCGCTCTTATAAACCCTTGTTCGATTCCGATCCGccctcctcttcctctcttCCCTCCGCTCTCGACGCCTTCTCCGAA GTTGAAGGACCGCCGCAGTTCCTGAACAACAGTGTTAAAGAAGAGGCGGTGAAAGAGGATGTGCAGCGCTGGAGGCACGGCGGTAAAAGGCATcgtaaagaaaagaaaggctTGCCCTCTG GTGCTGTGTTGGAATCTAAGGCGCAGTTGGTCGGTATCCATGATAGAGTGAGAAGTGATATTGGGAGCAAAACCTCTGAAGCTCCATCTGGTGATTCTGTAGTCGGTACAAAAGGTGGGAAGCGCGTTGCAACTGCTGCCAACCCTAATGCAGAAGATGCTGCTGAGCTCTTGAG GATGTGCTTGGCATGCGGGGTTCCAAAAACCTATTCTCACGCGAAGGGAATGGTCTGCCCTATGTGCGGTGATCGACCTCCTCCTGCTGAATCGGACGCTGCGAAGAAGAAGGGTTCAGGAATTAAAGATAAGGAAAAGAGCAAGAGAATGAAGGGTCAGTCGTCGCATGCTACTTGGAAAAGTGAAACGGAAATGCAACTTAGACAGCAGTTTGATTAG
- the LOC125222534 gene encoding protein LNK1-like, protein MSDLLECVDIAWDDFFFDDDHTVPHHGSNRPADYSNNKMCRFDVANISNKTGGSATNYVDHRKEKSEISSLSNTKVNMLEKNSWSRSGPFISGLDNELNKEASSLACDSTMLLPHGLKSNNRDLNRSELLKHDAIVNNNTSLVDDSPFSFLIGDANHTGNDNTFFGHAQNKDSSDLLYGVWSEIENFDDIDRIFRSDSALDVGVNKEDGFSWLSSADSVPYIGGPGDALKSDAKFPFHDPSEVKTISENHDFSNGNSPNNFSMENAPFRIKDCSWTLEKSDSYTSFLTGPDLDDRKDGVGKKSNANIHTGISTRNHSRAGDPAGTNEHKKQIKLQSQSEGKVHCPKNGGHAQISDLQNEIMNPCTGLTSDESLASVHVQQQPHTPASDSNSCLENPISNIHTKGSHLSDPSSVNLEESMVKAETNDFTSISSRDYRQASGQLQYMDGVPGPPFKETGQVACGQREKLESYRGNLSPELASLGNGSVTIQATISDPALVGTYENNSDLQGVSSVTATETNSSCMHESSTRVPDLDDISLEAASFHQLQLVTKQLDLRTKLCLRDSLYRLAQSAEQRRRSSNLNDSFGDERDAGGAYEAEGTNRCTTFMDMETDTNPMDRSVAHLLFHRPTDSSTTPSRDSFSFKLPNVVHGSAASPPLLANSLESETKVSEV, encoded by the exons ATGTCAGACTTGTTGGAG TGTGTAGACATTGCTTGGGATGATTTCTTCTTTGATGATGACCATACAGTTCCCCATCATGGTTCCAATAGGCCCGCCGATTATTCAAACAACAAGATGTGTCGCTTTGATGTAGCTAATATTTCGAATAAGACTGGAGGATCTGCCACTAATTATGTTGATCACAGAAAGGAGAAAAGTGAAATTTCATCTCTGAGTAATACAAAGGTGAATATGTTGGAGAAAAATTCATGGTCCCGCAGTGGTCCATTTATTTCTGGGTTAGACAATGAACTAAACAAAGAAGCATCAAGTTTAGCTTGTGATAGTACCATGCTGTTGCCTCATGGCTTGAAGAGCAACAATAGAGACTTAAACCGTAGTGAACTTCTTAAGCACGATGCCATTGTCAATAACAATACCAGTCTAGTTGATGACAGCCCATTCAGTTTCCTGATTGGTGACGCAAATCATACCGGCAATGACAATACTTTCTTTGGACATGCTCAGAACAAAGATTCCAGTGATCTTCTCTATGGTGTTTGGTCTGAAATAGAGAACTTTGATGATATTGACAGGATATTTAG AAGTGATTCAGCATTAGACGTTGGGGTGAATAAAGAAGATGGGTTCAGTTGGTTATCATCAGCGGATTCAGTACCTTATATAGGTGGGCCCGGGGATGCTCTAAAGTCAGATGCTAAGTTCCCATTTCATGATCCAAGCGAGGTCAAAACTATTTCAGAGAATCATGACTTCTCAAATGGAAACTCCCCAAATAACTTTTCCATGGAAAATGCACCTTTTAGAATCAAGGACTGTTCTTGGACCTTAGAAAAGTCTGATTCTTATACGTCTTTTTTGACTGGGCCTGATCTTGACGATAGAAAAGATGGTGTG GGAAAGAAATCCAATGCAAATATACATACGGGAATTTCAACTAGAAACCATTCCAGAGCAGGCGACCCTGCAGGG aCCAATGAGCACAAAAAACAGATCAAGCTCCAGAGTCAATCTGAGGGTAAAGTGCATTGCCCTAAAAATGGTGGTCATGCTCAGATCAGTGATCTGCAAAATGAAATCATGAACCCTTGTACTGGCTTGACTTCTGACGAGTCATTAGCATCAGTTCATGTTCAACAACAGCCGCATACTCCGGCTTCTGATTCAAATAGCTGTTTAGAGAATCCAATCTCTAACATCCATACAAAGGGTAGCCATCTGTCCGATCCATCTTCAGTAAATCTGGAAGAATCAATGGTTAAAGCTGAGACCAATGACTTCACATCCATTTCTTCAAGGGACTACCGTCAGGCATCGGGCCAATTGCAATATATGGACGGTGTTCCTGGCCCTCCTTTTAAGGAAACTGGTCAAGTTGCATGTGGACAAAGAGAAAAGCTAGAAAGTTATCGAGGCAATCTATCCCCTGAACTTGCCAGCCTCGGAAATGGAAGTGTGACCATCCAGGCCACGATCTCTGATCCTGCCTTAGTAGGGACATATGAGAATAACAGTGATCTTCAAGGAGTTAGCTCAGTTACTGCAACAGAAACGAATTCCTCATGTATGCATGAAAGCTCAACACGGGTTCCAGATTTGGATGATATTTCACTGGAAGCAGCTAGTTTTCATCAGCTTCAACTTGTTACGAAACAG TTGGATTTAAGGACAAAGTTATGCTTAAGGGACAGTTTGTACCGTTTGGCTCAGAGTGCTGAACAAAGACGCAGGAGTTCAAACTTGAATGATAGCTTTGGAGATGAAAGAGATGCTGGTGGAGCATACGAGGCTGAAGGAACAAATAG GTGCACTACTTTCATGGATATGGAAACAGATACGAACCCTATGGATCGCTCGGTAGCACACTTATTGTTTCACAGACCTACAGATTCATCTACCACTCCTTCCCGTGACTCATTTAGTTTCAAGTTGCCTAATGTG GTTCATGGGTCTGCTGCAAGTCCGCCGTTATTGGCCAACAGTTTGGAGAGTGAAACAAAGGTGTCTGAGGTATAA